The Fervidobacterium sp. sequence GTTATAAACATTTATTATATGAGTTAGTTTTTTGAAAACTATTACATATTTTGTTGCGTTTAAAATTTTTTATTCATAAGTACATTTAACCATTTTTCATTTTTTTTTGTCAAGTTGTTGCTCTGTTTTCCTCATATACTCATATTAAAGATAGTATTAAAGATAGTACCCTTGCCGGGTACTATCTTGTTTTTGTATTTTGATTTTTTTCCAGTATGTTCAATACTTTTTTAACTCTTCCGATGAATTTTTTCATTCAATGATAAGTGTATTTGTCTGAAATGGTTTGCCAGTTTCGTTATTTATTGTGTTATTGTAACCGTGGATTTTGATATACGGTTCTCATCGCACTATTCGTTTCTTGTGCTGCTGCGCTTTGCTGGTCGAATTCGCTGCTAAGTTTTCTATTCGGTTTGATGACTTTGTCACGTCTTGGAAACTTGTTGATATTTCTTCTACTTTGCTTGTTACTTGTTGGACTAATGCTGATACGTTTTGTGAGGCTTTTTCCATTTGTTCAAGTGTTTCTTTCGATGCCTTTTTCCTTTGATCAGCACCATTTATTTCAGATATTTTGGCACAAAATTTTTTGAATCTAAGCACATAAACTCACATGTATACATTTACAACTGAAATTATACTGGAAGATTATCAGTCTAAGTAACACTTTTAATTTCCATGCTTTAAAATTTTTCTTAAGTTTGCCATTTCAAGTGCAGCCATGGCTGCTTCGAATCCTTTGTTTCCACTTTTTATTCCGGCTCTATTCAAAGCTTGTTCCACAGTTTCGGTTGTTAGTACTCCAAAAGATATTGGTATTTGAGATGTGAGGTTGAGCTGAGCAACAGCTTTTCCTATTTCGTTTGCTACAATGTTGAAATGGTAAGTTTCACCTTGTATGACGGCAGCTAAAACTATTATTCCGTCATATTTTTCCGTATTCTTACTCATGATGTTCAATGCATAAATAGCTTCAACACTACCTGGAACTTTGATAACCTCTATATTTTCATCTTTTACACCGTGTCTTTGTAAACAATCTAAAGCACCTTCCAATAGTTTATCGGTTATTGCACTGTTAAATCTTGAAACTACTATTCCAAATTTCAACCCCTCACCGTTATAGCTGCCTTCCCAGATACGCATCCTCATCCCTCCACATTTGTGATTTCACTAATAGTATGTCCGAATTTCATTACTTTCGTTTTCAAGTATCTTATATTGTGTGTTTGTATTTCTCCTATCAATGGTATTCTTTCCTCAACTTTAATACCGTAATTCTCAAGTTGGTTTGCTTTGTCTGGGTTATTTGTTAAAAGTTTTATTTTTGTGATTCCTAAGGTTTTAAGCATTTGAACGGCAATTGCGTAGTCCCTTTCGTCTGGGTTGAATCCAAGTTTAATATTGGCATCATATGTATCAATACCAGAATCTTGCAACTCGTAAGCACTTATCTTCCAACTTAAACCAATTCCTCTTCCTTCTTGTCTCAAGTACAAAAGTATTCCTCCATGTTTTTGAATAATTTTAAGTGCTTTCTCAAGTTGTGAGCCACAATCGCATCTTAGTGAATTGAGACAGTCACCCGTTACACATTCGGAATGAATCCTTACTAACGGAATTCCTTTGTATTCTTTTAATAAAGCGAAGTGCTCTTGTTGATCTAAGTTATTGTCAAAAGATAGTACTTTGAATACACCAAATTTTGTTGGTAAGTTTGCACATGCTTTAATTTTGAGTAATTGATTATTTTTAATGTACTCTCTCCATACCTGTTTGATTGTCAATTTTGCGAGATTAAATCTTTCGCATATTTCATCTATGTATTGTAAGTTATGCGAATCGCCTTTTTCGTCTAAGATTTCTATTATGACAGAGTATGGTTTGAAACCTAACATTTTAAGTAGTTCGATTGATGATTCACTGTGTCCTTTACGCTTAGAAAATTCTATGGCACCAATTAATGTGACATGCCCTGGATACTTAAAGTTACTTATTGTTAGAGTCTCATCAACTAGTTTTTGGCAGGTAATAGCCCGTTCCTTAGCGGGTATACCTGTTGATAATTTCGTTGATGGAAAATCCACAGGTATAAAGTAATTTGCACTATAGTTTGATGGTAGTCTGAAGAATCCTCGTCTTAACAGTTCATTTTGAGGACCAACAAGACAAAATAGTCCTTTCCCGTACTTTGTCATAAACTCCACTATGTCATCTGTTATCATTTGTGCTGGGTAGACAAAATCTGCTTCCAGTTCTCTTTCTTCGTCTATTAAGACAATCGGTTTACCACTCAGGAATTCCTCTTTTATTTTTTCTAAAATTCCCATTGTTTTGTCATCTCCTTTTGAATTATTACGTTCCTTATATATCTTGCCAGTATGTCTATTTCATAGTTTACGTGTTCCCCCGGTGTTAGATGTTTAAGGTTTGTTTTTTCCAATGTATGTGGTATTATCTGGACAATAAAGGTGTCAAAGTCAACATCGGCAACTGTTAAGCTTATTCCATTGAGTGTTATAGATCCTTTTTTTGATATTGCCCAACGCTCTGATGGGATAGAAAATTTCATGTATGTTGTGTTTGCAACACTGTTTTTTGATATGAATTTAATCGTACCATCAACATGTCCAGTTACAAAATGACCAGAGATACTATCTCCCATTTTGAGCGCCTTTTCTAAATTGAAAAGCTTACACTTTCCAAGATTCGTCTTTGACAATGTTTCGAGCCCAACATCGAAATACATAAATTCTTTGTCAAACTTAGTAAGTGTAAGGCATACACCATTGACTGCTATGCTTTCACCAACTGACAAATTCTCCCAACATCTTTTGATTTTCAATACCCCACTTACCAACTCTCCAGGTTGTACTTGCTGGATTATCCCGCTAAACATTTTTCCATCACCACCAAGAATTCTTTCTTGTTCTTTGAAATTCTTAGTTCTCTGATAGAAAAATTGTAGGCATTTTCCAAGTTTTTAGAAATCAATGCAAATATATCTCTGCCTTCACCAAGTATTTTTGCACCATAAAAACCATAAATCTCGTCTGATAGTGGTAAGAATTGTGAAAAGAGAGTTGAGCCACCTTCGATCAATACCGAGTCAATACCCTCTGTGTACAAAGCTTTTAAAATTTCAATTGGTTCAGTAACATTTATCGTTTTTATATGTCTTGGAAGGTTCTTAAACAATTTTTCGGTAAAGACTATTACTTTGGTTTGGTCCTTATATACATTGTAAATGTGCCAATCTTCAAGTGTAATACCTTCTTTATCCAGGATAATTTTGATTGGTGAGGATTTCTTGGATTTGGTAAGTCTGATGTTGAGCTGAGGATTGTCTTTAATTACCGTCCCGCTACCAACCATTACTGCCATGTGTTCAACTCTCAGTTTATGCACCATTTTCCTAAGTTCGTCAGTTATCCATTTTGAATTCCCATATTTATCCGCTATCTTACCATCTAAGGTGCTCGCATATTTCAGAGTGACATAGGGTAGGTTTTTAGTTACATATTTTAAGAAAAATTTCATTAACTTGTGTGATTCTTTTTCTAAGATTCCAACTTCTACTTCAATACCTGCTTTTTTTAGTTTTGCTATGCCATCTCCACTAATTGGATTTGGATCTTTTGATGCAATAACAACACGTTTAATACCAGACTCGATAATCAAGTCAGTACACGGTGGTGTTTTACCATGATGATCACATGGTTCAAGGGTCACGTATAAAGTAGAATTGGATAAATCTACACCTTTCTGCCTTGCTTTCAAAATAGCATTTCTTTCAGCATGAAAGCCACCATATCTTTCATGATATCCGGTACTTAAAATTACATCATCTTTCACTATAACAGCGCCAACAGGTGGATTCGGATTCACATACCCTAATCCTTTTTTGGCTAATTTAAGTGCCAATTTCATGTAGTAGTCTTCGAGCATCCTAACACCTCGCTATGGAATAATTATTAATAACAAAAGCCCCGAGAAAAGCTCTCGGGGCGTGAAGATATGACATTCTTTCTAGTAAATTTAACGTACATATATACCAGCATACTCTCTCCCATCCGGACTTTTACCGTCGGCTCTGGAATTTCACCAGATCAACCTTCATTTCTGAAGGCTCGCGGGCTATACCGCCGGTCGGGAATTTCACCCTGCCCCGAGAGTATACAGTTGTTCTTTTGAATAATATTACAGCTTAAACCCAAGATTGTCAATAAGAAAGACTGTATTTTACAAAATTAATCATTTTGCCCATTTACGTTTGGTTGTAAATGAAATTGTTATCCACTTATCACATTTTACCTCTTTTAAGGCACTGTAAATCTTCTCCCTGATTTCATCTTCGTCTTTAACAGTTTTTACTAAGGAATTGTCATCAACTACAAAATCTATTTCAACCCAAATGATCCTCCTTCCCTGTGATGCTCTTAGAAATGATTCTTTTATTTTATACTCTTCTTCAATGTCTTCAACAATACTTTCTAACTTGTCTCTTAATTCATCTTCGGGAGAAACATCCAGTATCTCTCTTGAAGATTCTAAGATTATTCTGATGGATTTCGTTATAAAAAGCACCGAAATAATAATCACAACGGTAGGATCAACAAATCGCAGATAATTGATAAACAATCCTCTCTTTGAAAGATTGTCCACAATGAAAAATGTTATCAAGACTGATAAGCTTATTAGTGTATCGTAAAGCCAACCATCGGCTTCAACATTTAAAAGTCCAGAGTTTTTTCTTTTTGCCAAGGCATTCAAGATAAAAAATGTAAATGCGCACAAAGAAGTAGTAATTAAAGAATAAGTAATAGCAACATCGGTTTCGACGCTTCTTCCGCCCTTAAGTAATATGCCTATGTTTTCAATTGTAAATTCTAACGCCAAGAATATTAATACATTGTAGTTGAATATCATTGCTAATGGTTCGGCAGCTGCTTTTCCGAATGGATATTTTTTCCAGTCATTTTTTGCCATGAATTTTGCAGTATAAAACGATGTCAACGACAGAACAAGACTTACAAGTGAATATAATCCGTCGAACAAAATGACTTGTGATTTAGAAGTCGTTCCAAATACAATTCCAAGTACCGAGGAGAAAACTGTCATCACAACTGAGAATAGGATTATCTTTTTTTCTTTTTCCAATTGCTTTCTCATATTATCACCTTTTCTACAAATGTCACAAAGCGAGTAGATGCAACGTTACACCAATAGCTATTATTAAGAGAAGGATTTTGACTAGAACATTTTCAACCAGAAACATTGCAGTTGTTAAAATCACCGCCCACAATGTTACAATCGAAATCAACTTTGTTTTAACTGGAAGCTTTTTATGAATTAAATAATCTCTGATGTATCTTCCAAGCAATTTGTGATTAACAAGCCAATGAAACAACCTTTGCGATGTTCTTAAGAAAGCCCATGCAGAGACAAGTAGAAATGGAGTTGTAGGTAAAACTGGGAGAAATATTCCCGCTATTCCTAAGAAAAGGGAAAGAAAACCAACTGAAACCAGAGCAATCTTTCTTGCTTTACTTAAGATCGTTTTATCCATTTTAGACAACCAGCCTTTGAATATACTCACATTTTTCAGAAACACGCTAAAACTCTATAAAATTTTATCATACTGTATTATATTCTGTCAAAATTTTGCGTGGTTTGATGTTTTATATAAAATACTATGACTCTAAATTGGAAGCTTAAACGTTCTAAATTCTAAGATTGAAAAAAGAATTAACGTAGGCTATAATTAGCACGGAAAAATTTTATCGTTTTCTGGGTTAAGAAGTGAGCAAGGAGGATGAGAAAGTGAGCAAAAGTTGGAAGAGTATTTCAATGCTTATTTTTAGCTTTGTTTCGTTCATGGTGCTTGGAAGTGTGTACTCATGGAGTGTTGTGAAGACTCCGTTAGAGAAGGCTTTGAATCTGACATCATTTCAAAGTAACTTACCATTTATGATATTTCTCATGCTTTACGCTATTTTTATGCCATTGGGTGGTGTTTTCCAAAAAATTATGGGGATAAGAAGAACATTTTTGTTAGGAGCTCTCCTTGTTAGTTTAGGTTATTTCTTGGCTGGTCAATTCAAAGCATTCTATACGTTAGTATTTTGGTATGGAATTGTTGTTGGAAGTGGTGTCGGATTGTGTTATAATGTCCCGCTTACTATTATTGCAAGGTATTTTCCAAAGAGTCAAGGTACGTTGTCTGGATTTGTGTTAGCTGGCTTTGGAATATCTCCACTGATCAGCGCTCCTTTATACACCACGTTGATAAAGATGGTAGGGGTTTTTAATGCGTTGAAGTTGTATAGCTTAATAGCTTTTGGAGTATTGTTTACAACTTATCTTATCTACGGGGCTTCATTAGAATCATTCAAAATCGATACAAAAAATGCTCAAAAACAAAAAACTTCAAAATCTGTCGCAAAAAATAGTGAATTTCAGGCTGTTTATTTATTATTCTTTTTTGCAACTTTAATTGGATTGATGTTCATAGGAATAAGTTCGCAAATTGGATTGGAGATAGTTGGACTTTCGATGGAGAGTATCTCTGTTTTCATATCCATATTTGCTGTATTTAATGCTTTTGGTCGGCTGTTAGTTGGTTTTATACTTGACAAAGTAGATGAGATAATCGTAGTTTCCGGCTCATATATTTTACTTTTGATATCGTTATTACTCGGCTTGTTCTTAGATAAACAGCAAGTAGTAATTTATTTTTCATCACTATCATTGATATGGTTTAATTTCGGAAGTTGGCTTGCGATCGCACCCTACTTGACAAGAAAGTACTTTGGGGTAGAGCGTTTTGCACAAAATTACGGTTTAATGTTTACAGCCTACGGTTTAGGAGCAATTTTTGGAAATACGTTATCAGGATTAGTAAAAGACAAGCTCGGAAATTACAAACTTATATTTTATCCTTCTATCTTTCTGATCATAACTGGTATTGTTATCATATTCACGATATTTAAAGCCAAATTCTCAGATCCTTCTACTGAACTTTCAACAGTTGATGAAGAATAACACAAGTAGACTTTGTGGTCTGCTTTGATTAATATCTTAAGATTCTTCAGCTTGCTTCACTGTATACTGAAACACGATTCCGTCCTAAGTTCTTTGATTGGTAGAGAGCGATATCAGCACGTTTTACCAATTCATCCACTGCCAGATTAACTTCGTTAAAATCAAATTCCGAAATGCCAAAGCTAGCGGTTATTTTTATTTTTACTCCTTTATAATCAAATTCTGAATTATAGATCATATTTCTTAAGTCTTCAGCTAATAATCTCCCATGCGATGCGTCGGTTTCTGGAAGCACTATTATATATTCCTCTCCTCCATACCTTCCAATTATATCAGAACTTCTCAATCGCTTCTCCACAAGTTTTACAATGTGTTTGAGTACTTCATCGCCAGTTTGATGACCATAAGTATCATTTATTCTCTTAAAGTGATCAATGTCCATTATCACTATAGAAAATTTTCTTTTATAGCGTTTCGCAAGCTCAAATTGTTTTTGTATAAAATTGAACACCGTTCTTCTATTGAATATTCCTGTGAGATAGTCATGTGAGGCGCTATATTCTAATTGATTGGATAACTCACGTCTTTTGGTTACGTCTCTTGTTATTAATGCCTTTCCAATTACTTCTCTCTTGTCGGTGATCTCAAATTTGCTTATTTCTATGTATTTTTTCTTTCCAAAAACTTCCATTTCTATCTCTTCAGTGTTATTTGACAAGAATTCTTCGATAGGAATAATCTTAGAAAACTCTTCTCCTTTCAAATTTAAATTCAGTTGTTCAAACATTTCTTTGGCTGCCATGTTAAATTCTAATAGTCTGTTGTTCTTATCCAAAATTATAATACCTTCCTTTATCCCTGATAATAGAACATCCTTTAAAATTTCATCGATGTACAAGAAACCATAACGAAACACCGCAAAACTTAAGAAAACAAAAGATATACTCAAAGCAAATGGCATTATGTCAAGGTTATATGGTGACAACTTCACAAAATAAAATATTTCGGAGATCATGGGAAACAAAATGGATAAAATTATCATAACTGAATGTTTTCTTACAACTGGGTTTCTTGCGTTTTTGGCAAGCTTGAATAAAGAGGCTATCATGAACATTGAAAGAATGTAAACATACAATCCAAACAGAGCATACCATAGCCCAAACTTAAGATCAGCAACGATGAAATCACCATAATTTTTCAAAGATACTTGTGTAAACATAAGATTATGATATTCATTCGTCGACGAGAAGAAAACAGTTAGGAAAGCCATCATAAGAACTGGAATCTTTACTTTGTTCGGTAGTTCTCTTGCAAAAAACATCCTGTAAATCAATGCTAGTAAAAGTGGGATAACAAATGGGATTCCGAAGAACTTAAGCTTTAAAAGAAAAATAACTTGCTCCGTATTTTGTGCTCGTAACTCAAATGCGTGAGCTATTACATACGTTGCCAGAGAAAAGCAAAGAAAAGCAAAAGTCAATGAGCGCTTTTTTTCGCTAATAAATAGAGAATATATTCCCAATATGACAAAAAATATTCCACTAACTAGCAAAAAGTGGAAAGCAATGTTCACAAGAATCTCTCCTTCCTCACCTAAGAAATGTGTAAAATAAACACAAAAATATAAGTCTGTTAATAAATATAAAATATTATATCACAAACATTGTCACTTTTGTCTTTGAGATCATTTTTGATATAATTTAAAGTGATTTTCAAGAAAATTTATTAATGACTCAAAATAAAGGATTTTGAGAATTATCTTCTAATTTAGAGAAAAATTATCTATTTTCGCCACTTTGCAAGGGTGATTTTTCTGGTAGAATATTTAATGTGGAGTAAAATAGTCTATTTTTGTTGTATTTCTCTTTCCAAGGTTTTAAACAAAATCCTTTAAAGGAGGGATTTTTTATGAGTTTTTCCGTTTTTCTTGTGAGTTTTTTCACTTGGATTTTACTCACATGGTCATTTGATTGGCAAGAGGTTATTGTAGGCTTAGTTGTTTCATTTTTCATATCTGTTATCTTCAAGAGGTACTATCGGATAAGGTTTGGAAGGAATTTTTTGGTAGGTTTATTTAAGTTCTTGTTTGTGTATGTTCCAGTTTTTACTTGGGAGATGGTGAAAGCGAATGTTGACGTAGCTTCAAGATTGTGGTCGAGTAAAGGGAATGTTAGACCTGGATTTGTTAAAGTGAAAACAGAATTGAAAGGTGATGTTGAAAAGTTACTGCTTGCAAATTCTATTACTTTAACCCCTGGAACGATTACAATGGATATCGTCGGAGATGAGTTGTATGTTCACTGGATTGATGTCGCCGGTCTAGATAATGAGTCTAAGAAAGTTTTTTACGGTCGTTTTGAAAAGATACTCAAGGGGGTGTGCAAATGAGTGGTTCGGTTCTAATTGATCTGATCGTATTTGGACTTACAGGATTTGGTATCTTTTTCTCGCTTGTTAGGTTTTTACTCGGACCATCAACGTTTGAGCGGCTTGTAGCTGTTGATATGATGAATGTAATGTTTATAGGTGTTATTGTTATTATTTCTTACAGTTTTAAGAATAGTATGTACATGGATATAGCTATTTTATACGGACTTCTTGCTTTCATAGAGACTGTTGTTTTTGCAAGATATCTGGAAAGTAAGGCTGGCAAGAAAAAGTGTGGTGATGAGAAATGATTGGAATGATTAGAGAGATGTTTGGTTATTCACTTATCGGACTTGGAGCTTTATTTTATTTCTTCGCTGGACTCGGTTTGTTAAGAATGCCGGATATTTACACTAAATTGCAAGCTTCTACAAAGGCAACAACACTTGGTACTTTCTCCGTTGCTCTTGGTATTGGTATACTTGATTTCTCGTTTCTTGGGAAAGCTTTTCTTGTCATAATTTTCGTTGCGTTGACTAATCCAGTTGTTGCATCGCTCATGATTAGAGCAGCTTATAAAAATAACGCACCAAAATGTAAGGAAACTGTTGTAGACGAACTTTCTGAGCGATATCAAGGTGGTGAGGAAAAATGAATAATGTTTTGGATTTTTTGAAAGATGTTTTTACTAATTTTAATAGGCTTTACTATTTCTTAGTGGGTGGGTTGATGATCGTGTTTGCAATATTTTCAGTCGAAGCTAAAAAGATAATCGATGCACTTATTGGACTTTCGGCGGTGAGTTTGTTGTCAGTTTTGATTTTTATCATGTTAAAGGCTCCCGATGTTGCTATAACGGAAGCTGCGGTTGGTTCAGGCCTTGCCACTGCTGTTATGCTTTTTGCACTATGGAAAATAGAGGCAGGTGAGAAGAAATGAGAAGAATCTGGGCAATCTTGATCGTTATAGCTTTTCTGTACTTTTTCTTTAAGGATGTTTTACCAGCTCTCCCTGAATTTGGTAAGGTGGATTTATTTACAAGGGTATCGTTTGATATAATCAGTAAATCTACAAAAGGCAAATATGAACCAATTGAATTCAAAAAATCATCGAATCGTGAAGAAGGTAGTGCTAATGTTGTGACTTCAATTGTTGTTAATTACAGATCGTTTGACACGCTTGGTGAGGTTACAGTTCTTTTCACCGCCGCTATTGGTGTGGGGATCCTTAGTTCTGCTTTAAGAAAAAGAAGGTTTATTGAGTTTGAGGAACATTTTGTTTTGAAGATCACTTCTGGAATTATTCTTCCACTCGTATTGCTGTTTGGTACTTACATTTTCATACATGGTCATCTTACACCCGGTGGTGGTTTTCCAGGTGGCACTGTGATTGCCCTTGGCATTTTGCTTATGCTGATTTCAAATAATCAGTTTAGAGTGACTGAAGCTTCAAAACATGTAGAGCAAATTTCAGGTGTTGGGTATGTGATTTTAGGACTGATTGGTATGGCTTTGTCTGGGATATTCTTGACAAATTTCTTACCAACAGGTGTCATCGGAGATTTGTTTAGTGCTGGTGTCGTTCCAATTGTATACGTATTGATCGGTTTCAAAGTTGGCGCTGAGTTGTCGAGTATTGTCTTTGAAATGAAGGAGGGATGAGGTATGGTATACTACGTAGCATTTATAATCATAGGAATAGGGCTTTATGGCATCGTTTCTCAGAAAAACCTTTTCAAGCAACTCATTTCTCTTTCATTGATAGATACAGGTGTCAATATGTTTATTGTTGCCCTTGGTTACGTTGATAACATGGAAGCACCAATCTATTCACCAATAACTCCAATTGCTAATTTTGTTGACCCACTTCCACAGGCACTTGTGCTTACTGCTATAGTCATAGGTGTAGGAATTCTTGCACTCGGCGCTATGTTGTTGATCCATCTAAACGAAGACTACGGTTCTGTAGAATTGGATGAGATTCGTGCGGCAAAGGAAGTGATAGAATGAGTGCATTATTAGTTGCTGTACCGTTAGCATTTGCATTTGCAAGCATTCCAAACAAAAAGTTGGGAAATTACTTGTTACCTTTCGTAAGTTTGTTTAATGTAATTTTTACGTTGCTCTTTGTAAAACCTAACACTTTGGTAGAAATCGGTGGATGGGATGCA is a genomic window containing:
- a CDS encoding sodium:proton antiporter; translated protein: MVYYVAFIIIGIGLYGIVSQKNLFKQLISLSLIDTGVNMFIVALGYVDNMEAPIYSPITPIANFVDPLPQALVLTAIVIGVGILALGAMLLIHLNEDYGSVELDEIRAAKEVIE
- a CDS encoding Na+/H+ antiporter subunit E, which translates into the protein MSFSVFLVSFFTWILLTWSFDWQEVIVGLVVSFFISVIFKRYYRIRFGRNFLVGLFKFLFVYVPVFTWEMVKANVDVASRLWSSKGNVRPGFVKVKTELKGDVEKLLLANSITLTPGTITMDIVGDELYVHWIDVAGLDNESKKVFYGRFEKILKGVCK
- a CDS encoding bifunctional 3,4-dihydroxy-2-butanone-4-phosphate synthase/GTP cyclohydrolase II, yielding MGILEKIKEEFLSGKPIVLIDEERELEADFVYPAQMITDDIVEFMTKYGKGLFCLVGPQNELLRRGFFRLPSNYSANYFIPVDFPSTKLSTGIPAKERAITCQKLVDETLTISNFKYPGHVTLIGAIEFSKRKGHSESSIELLKMLGFKPYSVIIEILDEKGDSHNLQYIDEICERFNLAKLTIKQVWREYIKNNQLLKIKACANLPTKFGVFKVLSFDNNLDQQEHFALLKEYKGIPLVRIHSECVTGDCLNSLRCDCGSQLEKALKIIQKHGGILLYLRQEGRGIGLSWKISAYELQDSGIDTYDANIKLGFNPDERDYAIAVQMLKTLGITKIKLLTNNPDKANQLENYGIKVEERIPLIGEIQTHNIRYLKTKVMKFGHTISEITNVEG
- a CDS encoding cation diffusion facilitator family transporter is translated as MRKQLEKEKKIILFSVVMTVFSSVLGIVFGTTSKSQVILFDGLYSLVSLVLSLTSFYTAKFMAKNDWKKYPFGKAAAEPLAMIFNYNVLIFLALEFTIENIGILLKGGRSVETDVAITYSLITTSLCAFTFFILNALAKRKNSGLLNVEADGWLYDTLISLSVLITFFIVDNLSKRGLFINYLRFVDPTVVIIISVLFITKSIRIILESSREILDVSPEDELRDKLESIVEDIEEEYKIKESFLRASQGRRIIWVEIDFVVDDNSLVKTVKDEDEIREKIYSALKEVKCDKWITISFTTKRKWAK
- the mnhG gene encoding monovalent cation/H(+) antiporter subunit G, with the protein product MIGMIREMFGYSLIGLGALFYFFAGLGLLRMPDIYTKLQASTKATTLGTFSVALGIGILDFSFLGKAFLVIIFVALTNPVVASLMIRAAYKNNAPKCKETVVDELSERYQGGEEK
- a CDS encoding Na(+)/H(+) antiporter subunit B, whose product is MRRIWAILIVIAFLYFFFKDVLPALPEFGKVDLFTRVSFDIISKSTKGKYEPIEFKKSSNREEGSANVVTSIVVNYRSFDTLGEVTVLFTAAIGVGILSSALRKRRFIEFEEHFVLKITSGIILPLVLLFGTYIFIHGHLTPGGGFPGGTVIALGILLMLISNNQFRVTEASKHVEQISGVGYVILGLIGMALSGIFLTNFLPTGVIGDLFSAGVVPIVYVLIGFKVGAELSSIVFEMKEG
- a CDS encoding cation:proton antiporter — encoded protein: MSGSVLIDLIVFGLTGFGIFFSLVRFLLGPSTFERLVAVDMMNVMFIGVIVIISYSFKNSMYMDIAILYGLLAFIETVVFARYLESKAGKKKCGDEK
- a CDS encoding YbaN family protein, which translates into the protein MFLKNVSIFKGWLSKMDKTILSKARKIALVSVGFLSLFLGIAGIFLPVLPTTPFLLVSAWAFLRTSQRLFHWLVNHKLLGRYIRDYLIHKKLPVKTKLISIVTLWAVILTTAMFLVENVLVKILLLIIAIGVTLHLLAL
- a CDS encoding DUF4040 domain-containing protein, with amino-acid sequence MNNVLDFLKDVFTNFNRLYYFLVGGLMIVFAIFSVEAKKIIDALIGLSAVSLLSVLIFIMLKAPDVAITEAAVGSGLATAVMLFALWKIEAGEKK
- the ribH gene encoding 6,7-dimethyl-8-ribityllumazine synthase, translating into MRIWEGSYNGEGLKFGIVVSRFNSAITDKLLEGALDCLQRHGVKDENIEVIKVPGSVEAIYALNIMSKNTEKYDGIIVLAAVIQGETYHFNIVANEIGKAVAQLNLTSQIPISFGVLTTETVEQALNRAGIKSGNKGFEAAMAALEMANLRKILKHGN
- a CDS encoding riboflavin synthase, whose translation is MFSGIIQQVQPGELVSGVLKIKRCWENLSVGESIAVNGVCLTLTKFDKEFMYFDVGLETLSKTNLGKCKLFNLEKALKMGDSISGHFVTGHVDGTIKFISKNSVANTTYMKFSIPSERWAISKKGSITLNGISLTVADVDFDTFIVQIIPHTLEKTNLKHLTPGEHVNYEIDILARYIRNVIIQKEMTKQWEF
- a CDS encoding diguanylate cyclase, yielding MNIAFHFLLVSGIFFVILGIYSLFISEKKRSLTFAFLCFSLATYVIAHAFELRAQNTEQVIFLLKLKFFGIPFVIPLLLALIYRMFFARELPNKVKIPVLMMAFLTVFFSSTNEYHNLMFTQVSLKNYGDFIVADLKFGLWYALFGLYVYILSMFMIASLFKLAKNARNPVVRKHSVMIILSILFPMISEIFYFVKLSPYNLDIMPFALSISFVFLSFAVFRYGFLYIDEILKDVLLSGIKEGIIILDKNNRLLEFNMAAKEMFEQLNLNLKGEEFSKIIPIEEFLSNNTEEIEMEVFGKKKYIEISKFEITDKREVIGKALITRDVTKRRELSNQLEYSASHDYLTGIFNRRTVFNFIQKQFELAKRYKRKFSIVIMDIDHFKRINDTYGHQTGDEVLKHIVKLVEKRLRSSDIIGRYGGEEYIIVLPETDASHGRLLAEDLRNMIYNSEFDYKGVKIKITASFGISEFDFNEVNLAVDELVKRADIALYQSKNLGRNRVSVYSEAS
- a CDS encoding MFS transporter → MSKSWKSISMLIFSFVSFMVLGSVYSWSVVKTPLEKALNLTSFQSNLPFMIFLMLYAIFMPLGGVFQKIMGIRRTFLLGALLVSLGYFLAGQFKAFYTLVFWYGIVVGSGVGLCYNVPLTIIARYFPKSQGTLSGFVLAGFGISPLISAPLYTTLIKMVGVFNALKLYSLIAFGVLFTTYLIYGASLESFKIDTKNAQKQKTSKSVAKNSEFQAVYLLFFFATLIGLMFIGISSQIGLEIVGLSMESISVFISIFAVFNAFGRLLVGFILDKVDEIIVVSGSYILLLISLLLGLFLDKQQVVIYFSSLSLIWFNFGSWLAIAPYLTRKYFGVERFAQNYGLMFTAYGLGAIFGNTLSGLVKDKLGNYKLIFYPSIFLIITGIVIIFTIFKAKFSDPSTELSTVDEE
- the ribD gene encoding bifunctional diaminohydroxyphosphoribosylaminopyrimidine deaminase/5-amino-6-(5-phosphoribosylamino)uracil reductase RibD, yielding MLEDYYMKLALKLAKKGLGYVNPNPPVGAVIVKDDVILSTGYHERYGGFHAERNAILKARQKGVDLSNSTLYVTLEPCDHHGKTPPCTDLIIESGIKRVVIASKDPNPISGDGIAKLKKAGIEVEVGILEKESHKLMKFFLKYVTKNLPYVTLKYASTLDGKIADKYGNSKWITDELRKMVHKLRVEHMAVMVGSGTVIKDNPQLNIRLTKSKKSSPIKIILDKEGITLEDWHIYNVYKDQTKVIVFTEKLFKNLPRHIKTINVTEPIEILKALYTEGIDSVLIEGGSTLFSQFLPLSDEIYGFYGAKILGEGRDIFALISKNLENAYNFSIRELRISKNKKEFLVVMEKCLAG